The following proteins are co-located in the Toxotes jaculatrix isolate fToxJac2 chromosome 9, fToxJac2.pri, whole genome shotgun sequence genome:
- the mmp23bb gene encoding matrix metallopeptidase 23bb isoform X1 translates to MAPLQLLTVVMVMMKMCGSNRVTETLTDRLVHRGTRNRRYAINPLGHRWTHHNITYRITKFPNTLNVEDTRKAISIAFTKWSDVSPLTFTEVTDGNTTADITIGFYTFNHTDCWSSPLHPCFDGLNGELAHAFLPPRGEIHFDNHEFWILGKSRFSWKQGVWLNDLVQVAAHEIGHALGLWHSRDPQALMHPNATYTGQRNIAQDDVWGIQRLYGCLDKKRVCDPWARLGFCERRKTFMKKNCPQRCDLCYEPLEAVTTPTPPPANVKIKMVPRGKVVGFRCGTKNPRSPPKVSWYKDGEQILTSIPGYIVMKDRDLRIVANEFNEGVYTCRIHRRGDIVSANSWAIRLKPEQPSNS, encoded by the exons ATGGCCCCTCTTCAGCTGCTGacggtggtgatggtgatgatgaag ATGTGTGGCAGCAACAGAGTGACAGAAACACTCACTGACCGCTTGGTTCACAGAGGAACAAGAAACCGACGCTACGCCATCAACCCTCTGGGGCACAGGTGGACTCACCACAACATCACATACAG GATCACCAAGTTTCCCAACACTCTGAATGTGGAGGACACCAGGAAGGCCATCAGCATCGCCTTCACCAAGTGGAGTGACGTGTCCCCGCTGACCTTCACCGAGGTTACCGATGGCAACACCACAGCTGACATCACCATCG GTTTCTACACCTTTAACCACACAGACTGCTGGTCGTCTCCTCTGCACCCATGCTTCGACGGTCTGAACGGTGAGTTGGCTCACGCTTTTCTGCCGCCACGAGGAGAAATCCACTTTGACAACCACGAGTTCTGGATCCTTGGCAAGTCCAGGTTCAGCTGGAAACAAG GAGTGTGGCTGAACGATCTGGTCCAGGTTGCGGCTCATGAAATCGGTCATGCTCTTGGCCTGTGGCACTCCAGAGACCCTCAGGCCCTGATGCACCCCAATGCCACCTACACCGGACAGAGGAACATCGCTCAGGACGACGTCTGGGGCATCCAGAGACTCTACG GTTGTTTGGATAAGAAGCGAGTCTGTGATCCCTGGGCTCGACTTGGCTTCTGTGAGCGGAGGAAGACCTTCATGAAAAAGAACTGTCCTCAGCGCTGTGACCTATGCTATG AGCCTCTGGAAGCGGTTACCACACCAACGCCACCTCCAGCCAATGTCAAGATCAAGATGGTGCCCCGAGGGAAGGTGGTGGGTTTCCGCTGTGGAACCAAAAACCCCCGTTCTCCGCCCAAAGTCAG CTGGTACAAAGACGGCGAGCAGATCCTGACCTCCATCCCCGGCTACATTGTCATGAAGGACCGAGACCTTCGCATCGTTGCCAACGAGTTCAATGAGGGTGTTTACACCTGTCGCATCCATCGACGAGGGGACATCGTTTCTGCCAACTCCTGGGCCATACGACTGAAGCCAGAGCAGCCGTCCAACAGCTGA
- the mmp23bb gene encoding matrix metallopeptidase 23bb isoform X4, translating to MAPLQLLTVVMVMMKMCGSNRVTETLTDRLVHRGTRNRRYAINPLGHRWTHHNITYRITKFPNTLNVEDTRKAISIAFTKWSDVSPLTFTEVTDGNTTADITIGFYTFNHTDCWSSPLHPCFDGLNGELAHAFLPPRGEIHFDNHEFWILGKSRFSWKQGVWLNDLVQVAAHEIGHALGLWHSRDPQALMHPNATYTGQRNIAQDDVWGIQRLYGCLDKKRVCDPWARLGFCERRKTFMKKNCPQRCDLCYEPLEAVTTPTPPPANVKIKMVPRGKVLVQRRRADPDLHPRLHCHEGPRPSHRCQRVQ from the exons ATGGCCCCTCTTCAGCTGCTGacggtggtgatggtgatgatgaag ATGTGTGGCAGCAACAGAGTGACAGAAACACTCACTGACCGCTTGGTTCACAGAGGAACAAGAAACCGACGCTACGCCATCAACCCTCTGGGGCACAGGTGGACTCACCACAACATCACATACAG GATCACCAAGTTTCCCAACACTCTGAATGTGGAGGACACCAGGAAGGCCATCAGCATCGCCTTCACCAAGTGGAGTGACGTGTCCCCGCTGACCTTCACCGAGGTTACCGATGGCAACACCACAGCTGACATCACCATCG GTTTCTACACCTTTAACCACACAGACTGCTGGTCGTCTCCTCTGCACCCATGCTTCGACGGTCTGAACGGTGAGTTGGCTCACGCTTTTCTGCCGCCACGAGGAGAAATCCACTTTGACAACCACGAGTTCTGGATCCTTGGCAAGTCCAGGTTCAGCTGGAAACAAG GAGTGTGGCTGAACGATCTGGTCCAGGTTGCGGCTCATGAAATCGGTCATGCTCTTGGCCTGTGGCACTCCAGAGACCCTCAGGCCCTGATGCACCCCAATGCCACCTACACCGGACAGAGGAACATCGCTCAGGACGACGTCTGGGGCATCCAGAGACTCTACG GTTGTTTGGATAAGAAGCGAGTCTGTGATCCCTGGGCTCGACTTGGCTTCTGTGAGCGGAGGAAGACCTTCATGAAAAAGAACTGTCCTCAGCGCTGTGACCTATGCTATG AGCCTCTGGAAGCGGTTACCACACCAACGCCACCTCCAGCCAATGTCAAGATCAAGATGGTGCCCCGAGGGAAGGTG CTGGTACAAAGACGGCGAGCAGATCCTGACCTCCATCCCCGGCTACATTGTCATGAAGGACCGAGACCTTCGCATCGTTGCCAACGAGTTCAATGA
- the mmp23bb gene encoding matrix metallopeptidase 23bb isoform X2: MCGSNRVTETLTDRLVHRGTRNRRYAINPLGHRWTHHNITYRITKFPNTLNVEDTRKAISIAFTKWSDVSPLTFTEVTDGNTTADITIGFYTFNHTDCWSSPLHPCFDGLNGELAHAFLPPRGEIHFDNHEFWILGKSRFSWKQGVWLNDLVQVAAHEIGHALGLWHSRDPQALMHPNATYTGQRNIAQDDVWGIQRLYGCLDKKRVCDPWARLGFCERRKTFMKKNCPQRCDLCYEPLEAVTTPTPPPANVKIKMVPRGKVVGFRCGTKNPRSPPKVSWYKDGEQILTSIPGYIVMKDRDLRIVANEFNEGVYTCRIHRRGDIVSANSWAIRLKPEQPSNS, translated from the exons ATGTGTGGCAGCAACAGAGTGACAGAAACACTCACTGACCGCTTGGTTCACAGAGGAACAAGAAACCGACGCTACGCCATCAACCCTCTGGGGCACAGGTGGACTCACCACAACATCACATACAG GATCACCAAGTTTCCCAACACTCTGAATGTGGAGGACACCAGGAAGGCCATCAGCATCGCCTTCACCAAGTGGAGTGACGTGTCCCCGCTGACCTTCACCGAGGTTACCGATGGCAACACCACAGCTGACATCACCATCG GTTTCTACACCTTTAACCACACAGACTGCTGGTCGTCTCCTCTGCACCCATGCTTCGACGGTCTGAACGGTGAGTTGGCTCACGCTTTTCTGCCGCCACGAGGAGAAATCCACTTTGACAACCACGAGTTCTGGATCCTTGGCAAGTCCAGGTTCAGCTGGAAACAAG GAGTGTGGCTGAACGATCTGGTCCAGGTTGCGGCTCATGAAATCGGTCATGCTCTTGGCCTGTGGCACTCCAGAGACCCTCAGGCCCTGATGCACCCCAATGCCACCTACACCGGACAGAGGAACATCGCTCAGGACGACGTCTGGGGCATCCAGAGACTCTACG GTTGTTTGGATAAGAAGCGAGTCTGTGATCCCTGGGCTCGACTTGGCTTCTGTGAGCGGAGGAAGACCTTCATGAAAAAGAACTGTCCTCAGCGCTGTGACCTATGCTATG AGCCTCTGGAAGCGGTTACCACACCAACGCCACCTCCAGCCAATGTCAAGATCAAGATGGTGCCCCGAGGGAAGGTGGTGGGTTTCCGCTGTGGAACCAAAAACCCCCGTTCTCCGCCCAAAGTCAG CTGGTACAAAGACGGCGAGCAGATCCTGACCTCCATCCCCGGCTACATTGTCATGAAGGACCGAGACCTTCGCATCGTTGCCAACGAGTTCAATGAGGGTGTTTACACCTGTCGCATCCATCGACGAGGGGACATCGTTTCTGCCAACTCCTGGGCCATACGACTGAAGCCAGAGCAGCCGTCCAACAGCTGA
- the mmp23bb gene encoding matrix metallopeptidase 23bb isoform X3 gives MAPLQLLTVVMVMMKMCGSNRVTETLTDRLVHRGTRNRRYAINPLGHRWTHHNITYRITKFPNTLNVEDTRKAISIAFTKWSDVSPLTFTEVTDGNTTADITIGFYTFNHTDCWSSPLHPCFDGLNGELAHAFLPPRGEIHFDNHEFWILGKSRFSWKQGVWLNDLVQVAAHEIGHALGLWHSRDPQALMHPNATYTGQRNIAQDDVWGIQRLYGCLDKKRVCDPWARLGFCERRKTFMKKNCPQRCDLCYEPLEAVTTPTPPPANVKIKMVPRGKVVGFRCGTKNPRSPPKLVQRRRADPDLHPRLHCHEGPRPSHRCQRVQ, from the exons ATGGCCCCTCTTCAGCTGCTGacggtggtgatggtgatgatgaag ATGTGTGGCAGCAACAGAGTGACAGAAACACTCACTGACCGCTTGGTTCACAGAGGAACAAGAAACCGACGCTACGCCATCAACCCTCTGGGGCACAGGTGGACTCACCACAACATCACATACAG GATCACCAAGTTTCCCAACACTCTGAATGTGGAGGACACCAGGAAGGCCATCAGCATCGCCTTCACCAAGTGGAGTGACGTGTCCCCGCTGACCTTCACCGAGGTTACCGATGGCAACACCACAGCTGACATCACCATCG GTTTCTACACCTTTAACCACACAGACTGCTGGTCGTCTCCTCTGCACCCATGCTTCGACGGTCTGAACGGTGAGTTGGCTCACGCTTTTCTGCCGCCACGAGGAGAAATCCACTTTGACAACCACGAGTTCTGGATCCTTGGCAAGTCCAGGTTCAGCTGGAAACAAG GAGTGTGGCTGAACGATCTGGTCCAGGTTGCGGCTCATGAAATCGGTCATGCTCTTGGCCTGTGGCACTCCAGAGACCCTCAGGCCCTGATGCACCCCAATGCCACCTACACCGGACAGAGGAACATCGCTCAGGACGACGTCTGGGGCATCCAGAGACTCTACG GTTGTTTGGATAAGAAGCGAGTCTGTGATCCCTGGGCTCGACTTGGCTTCTGTGAGCGGAGGAAGACCTTCATGAAAAAGAACTGTCCTCAGCGCTGTGACCTATGCTATG AGCCTCTGGAAGCGGTTACCACACCAACGCCACCTCCAGCCAATGTCAAGATCAAGATGGTGCCCCGAGGGAAGGTGGTGGGTTTCCGCTGTGGAACCAAAAACCCCCGTTCTCCGCCCAAA CTGGTACAAAGACGGCGAGCAGATCCTGACCTCCATCCCCGGCTACATTGTCATGAAGGACCGAGACCTTCGCATCGTTGCCAACGAGTTCAATGA